Proteins encoded by one window of Branchiostoma floridae strain S238N-H82 chromosome 6, Bfl_VNyyK, whole genome shotgun sequence:
- the LOC118418180 gene encoding uncharacterized protein LOC118418180 encodes MNTAAAGRFLVDSFKLKSENDSNIIKDNREKLCKVKETVSDMHSKLLAHNDDLFKCGTNQLRQGRGTMYAFNTEYMAKLKDLVGTIASTDARLEVALAKVERVHATKRREKSSQSRKAKEQRRKINKRKDHRLNVNCAKLFQQLGGVTAWGRFAPRDTGFLPLDASHDFDEGSTFISPYASYFDLFPFRNDRKNMMVNLVNLTLENKMTYYVTVMAADESLQCDVITLPVTVDTTPPKKGHVDVGPFINIPLQYTNRSDEMWVSWDGFYDDESDIFEYKVTVLGPERCRNMADNAPQFTDAIFVNATYSNYTFVDLALQEKVVYFVELTAVNYASGFTTITSSPVLTDGRDPIPGTVMDGDSFQRDISHQSSLTELHGTFTMYHGLEPYQCSYNHHDLDGPTEEWKAITAQGVWGTSIDASRIKFVPEQVSFEEDEGLTVTMVRDVRAERMISGGYMTVLNNDGSGIFQIEMVAATNESDAMTSLVFWDGPDGVVGGFDMPDIPEENDDDNATTSAPTTTRATTQNPFQVINEESDELSGEKAALRSLPYTSLGMDIFAEWLTTENRTEYYALIWCRILNEPGALQFEKIELGFDASEAWHTYALKYIVDRTDATQELWGLELHVDGVYVTTVTGIPAPTPTTMMILAVRSKHGAVAEFQDVQNPPSVQAHFRNLKTPPSINQLCRYGTPFQDGSTTILKMYAGVGRSKGADDVEPFFEIEDLCIPCKDRCSTYNCDVSCEVDHITLHHVYINNLNLSTYMDIIEDDNSTTSVPALYYITIKAESGSGRFVVSSSDGVYVDATPPVFEDLFHVDLDWSEDQPITTQGSNSTIAIRWEAYDLESKIVEYFWAIGTANYSTNIQDFVSVGLARTASNSELEGILQPHMTYYATVIAVNAAGLNTTMTTTGVTVIEDTPKPDENATVGVEGCEDGLCPGARSSVGVALPEFKPEDGITGIYLSIGSTEEDEDIIPETRVGYNESGTVLVDNGQVFLNGRVVANISDLGDLSDPDAPKSDKFNMEPGRKMFVKVKACNSAHKCTVVDTQAITVSSEGDEVAKANDKGEVTMSLSAPSSKRSAGAQGVSIVAAGVEWS; translated from the exons ATGAATACAGCTGCAGCAGGGAGGTTCCTGGTGGACTCCTTTAAATTAAAGTCAGAAAATGATTCGAATATAATCAAGGACAACAGGGAGAAGCTGTGCAAGGTTAAGGAGACTGTGTCAGACATGCACAGTAAGTTACTTGCACACAACGATGACCTGTTCAAGTGTGGAACAAACCAACTCAGGCAGGGCAGAGGGACAATGTACGCTTTTAATACCGAGTACATGGCAAAGCTGAAGGACCTGGTGGGCACCATAGCAAGCACAGACGCCAGACTTGAGGTTGCACTGGCTAAGGTCGAGCGTGTGCACGCAACAAAGAGAAGAGAAAAGAGTAGCCAGTCGAGAAAGGCCAAGGAACAACGGCGCAAAATCAACAAACGAAAAGATCACAGAC TCAACGTGAACTGCGCCAAGCTATTCCAGCAGCTGGGAGGCGTGACGGCCTGGGGCAGATTCGCACCTCGGGATACCGGCTTTCTCCCGCTTGATGCAAGT cacgACTTTGATGAGGGTagcacattcatatctccgtaTGCCAGCTACTTTGACCTATTCCCGTTCAGGAATGACCGCAAAAATATGATGGTTAATCTGGTCAACTTGACATTGGAAAATAAGATGACGTACTACGTGACTGTCATGGCCGCGGATGAAAGCCTCCAGTGTGATGTCATCACATTGCCAGTAACAGTGGACACAACCCCGCCTAAAAAGGGGCACGTGGATGTAGGACCGTTTATAAACATT CCTCTTCAATACACAAATCGGAGTGACGAAATGTGGGTGTCTTGGGATGGTTTCTATGACGATGAAAGTGACATCTTTGAGTACAAGGTCACTGTGTTGGGACCAGAGCGGTGTAGGAATATGGCCGACAACGCCCCACAATTCACTGATGCCATCTTTGTCAACGCCACCTACAGCAACTACACTTTTGTGGACTTAGCACTTCAG GAAAAAGTGGTGTACTTTGTCGAACTAACAGCCGTCAACTATGCCTCCGGCTTCACCACTATTACATCATCCCCTGTGCTGACGGACGGTCGCGACCCCATACCTGGAACTGTGATGGATGGGGATTCCTTCCAACGCGATATCTCTCACCAGAGTTCCCTTACGGAGCTTCACG GTACCTTCACCATGTACCATGGACTGGAGCCATATCAGTGCTCGTACAACCATCACGATCTTGACGGGCCAACTGAAGAATGGAAGGCAATAACGGCACAAGGCGTCTGGGGAACCTCAATAGATGCGTCTCGCATTAAGTTTGTACCTGAACAG GTGTCTTTTGAAGAGGATGAGGGTCTGACTGTGACTATGGTGAGAGATGTGCGAGCAGAAAGGATGATTTCTGGAGGATACATGACAGTTTTGAATAATGATGGATCAGGCATCTTTCAG ATTGAAATGGTGGCTGCGACCAATGAGTCTGACGCCATGACATCCTTGGTGTTCTGGGACGGACCAGACGGAGTAGTTGGGGGTTTCGACATGCCGGATATACCtgaagaaaatgatgatgacaatgccACGACGAGCGCTCCGACGACCACTCGAGCGACCACACAGAATCCTTTCCAGGTCATCAACGAGGAGTCAGATGAGCTGTCGGGTGAGAAGGCTGCACTGCGTAGCCTGCCGTACACATCACTTGGCATGGATATTTTTGCAG AATGGTTAACAACAGAAAACCGTACGGAATACTACGCACTTATCTGGTGCCGCATTTTGAACGAACCTGGGGCGCTGCAGTTTGAGAAAATAGAGCTGGGCTTTGATGCCTCGGAGGCGTGGCACACGTATGCCCTGAAGTACATAGTGGACAGGACAGATGCAACTCAG GAACTATGGGGTCTTGAGCTACACGTCGACGGGGTGTATGTTACCACGGTTACTGGGATCCCCGCTCCCACCCCTACAACAATGATGATTCTGGCCGTCAGAAGCAAGCACGGAGCGGTTGCTGAATTCCAGGATGTCCAGAACCCGCCATCTGTTCAGGCACACTTTAGAAACCTTAA GACCCCTCCATCAATTAACCAGCTATGCCGATACGGTACTCCATTCCAAGACGGCAGCACCACTATTCTGAAGATGTATGCCGGAGTTGGTAGGAGTAAGGGGGCAGATGATGTTGAGCCATTCTTCGAG ATTGAGGATCTCTGCATACCCTGCAAGGACAGATGCAGTACGTACAACTGCGATGTGAGCTGCGAAGTCGATCACATCACGCTGCATCACGTGTACATCAACAACCTCAACCTTTCCACATACATGGACATCATCGAGGACGACAATTCCACCACATCTGTTCCCGCTCTCTACTACATTACCATAAAGGCTGAATCAG GATCAGGTCGTTTTGTGGTGTCCTCATCGGATGGAGTATACGTGGATGCGACCCCGCCTGTATTCGAAGACTTGTTCCACGTGGACCTTGATTGGTCCGAAGATCAACCAATCACAACCCAAGGAAGTAACAGTACCATTGCCATTAGGTGGGAGGCGTATGACTTGGAAAGCAAG ATCGTCGAGTATTTCTGGGCCATCGGTACCGCTAATTATTCGACCAACATCCAAGACTTTGTGTCCGTCGGGCTCGCCAGAACTGCCAGCAACAGTGAGCTGGAAGGCATTCTACAGCCACACATGACCTACTACGCAACTGTCATTGCTGTGAATGCAGCTGGATTAAATACCACCATGACCACAACAG GTGTAACCGTGATTGAGGACACTCCGAAACCAGACGAGAATGCCACTGTGGGAGTGGAGGGGTGTGAAGATGGCCTCTGTCCTGGCGCTAGGTCTTCTGTCGGAGTAGCATTGCCGGAGTTTAAGCCGGAGGATGGGATCACTGGAATCT ATTTGAGCATCGGTAGcacagaagaagatgaagacatCATTCCGGAGACTCGGGTCGGCTACAACGAGTCAGGAACAGTCTTAGTGGATAACGGACAGGTGTTCCTTAATGGACGTGTGGTGGCCAACATCTCAGACCTCGGTGACCTCTCAGATCCAGATGCCCCGAAGAGTGACAAGTTCAACATGGAACCTGGCAG GAAGATGTTTGTGAAAGTGAAGGCGTGTAATTCAGCTCACAAATGCACCGTTGTTGACACCCAAGCCATCACTGTTTCAAGTGAG GGTGATGAGGTAGCAAAGGCTAACGATAAGGGTGAAGTGACAATGTCACTTAGTGCTCCATCATCGAAAAGGTCTGCAGGAGCACAGGGAGTTTCCATCGTGGCTGCAG GAGTAGAGTGGTCCTAG